The genomic window AGTGCAGTAAAACGAGGTGAAGACTGAGACTTGAGCTTCtgctatttttgattttcacaaAAAGTAGAGACATTGTTGGGCCTTTTTTGCCAATAAAGtggcgtttttttgttttttgcttttacctGGACTGGTGATGTGTGACGTGCACGCATTTAGCTGGCGTGCTACTGATGACCAATGGGAGgtgtttggtttgtgttttcctgaaatcaattattattttctttgttttgatataTGTTTGCAGAATtcacatgcacgcacacgcgcgtgaactctctctcacacacacacgcacacacccacacacacacacacacacacacacacaNNNNNNNNNNNNNNNNNNNNNNNNNNNNNNNNNNNNNNNNNNNNNNNNNNNNNNNNNNNNNNNNNNNNNNNNNNNNNNNNNNNNNNNNNNNNNNNNNNNNNNNNNNNNNNNNNNNNNNNNNNNNNNNNNNacacacacacacacacacacacacacacacacacacacacacacacacacacacacacacacacacacagaggggcAATTcgaaatttaacagaaaaattaaTCTGAGTCACCACATTTGCTGCAGGCTACTTTTTGCAGGTAAAATTTTTGCTGGTGaatataaactaaaacaaaaatcatacaTAATGTTATGAATTcaatgtctaaaaataaaactgtattttcttccATATTATTCTAAATATTTCATCATCCTACATACATTATCTAACCACGCTTTTGTGTTACGGTAATTTGGAATCAAACTTTTTAATGTCTCAAACACATCGGATACGAATGCACACTAGAATCCATCAtactgctgcttttctctcttcataCTCTAGATGGCGGGGTTGCCATAATTTGGCGTTCTGTTGTGTCCTGACAGTTCTATAACGGAATTTACTGCTTGCTTCTCAATCTGATgatgaagtgaaaagaaaacatcatgTGTTTATTGTCAACTcattaactgaaaacaaatgtatatcTTTATACCTAACGTGTTACTAAACCACAGGCAGTTAACACTCCTTTTTACTTGTTATCCTTCTCAAGACTCTCAAGCAAAACAACGAGGAAATGGGAAGGTTTATTTTCTAGTAATGTCTGTTCTTCTGTTTGACGGGAGGCTTCTGAAAAGAAGGGAATATCAGACCATTAGTCTGATTCCAGAGATGAAGAGGATTGATGTGTAGTGTTGTTTTATTGCTGTCTACTTGACCAGATAAGTGATGGTCTCCTACTGTGGCTGAGGTTGGTGAACTCACGATGGTGTCACCATCTCCTGGAGGTGTTTTCCAAGTGGAGTAATATGTGGGTCATTTTGAGGCTCCTCCTGCATGCTGTTGCTTAGGTATTACCacatttgcacatttaacaAGATTACTATAATACagcctggaaggaaaacatgaatGGACTGGTTGATATCGCAAAATTATGCAGGGAATAGAAGGTTGACTACATATATGCAAATACAGGCATTGAGAGAATATGTCAGTAATTTCTGACATGAAAAGCATGAGCATTATTACTGGGCAaggcaattttatttcaacatcaCCATTTGTAGATAAGGATATCCAAATGTtatcaaaacaaagacagaaaatcaaaacaccTTTAAGAAATCACTTATGCATTGCATAAAAGAAACAGACTGtgtgaaaaagttattaaaaacgtacttttgatttttaaatctaCAGGTACAAAAATGTTCCACTGCATGAGAGAAAGTCCTGACCCTCATGTGTCACCACATTAGTCTGTAGCTAATGTGTCACCACAAATATAATATAATTGACTACTGTGAGTggtcaattattattattattaactgtTTGTTCTTCAGTGAGATCAAAACAAGCCACttttgcacgttttttttttgccttgacCTATAGGTGGCAGCACTGATCACCAGCAACCCAAGCAGAAGGCAGAGAAAGGAAGGACAAGCTGACAGTCAGCTACTGTTCTTTCCATatcaagttttaaaatacaaacgattcagaataagacattttcccatctAATCTCCGTTACAATGACTCTGCCACAATTCAAGTCCAAACTCAGAACTCATCTGTTTTAAGTAGCTCTTTGATTTTAATCACattgtctttttaaatcttattttgtaCTTCATTTTTACCATGCAtttcaattttgtgtttttctgttaaattatgTAAGGTAACCTTGAGTGTCAAGAAAGGCACctacaaatacaatttattaGTGTTTTGTTCCACTATGTAAACTTATTCAGTTCAACAAGGCCCAGCTTTATTAGAGCTCCCAGTGAATAAGtgtttttgattacattttaagatttattgCCTCTCAGTGTTAGTGGTAGGATGTGTAGACTGCAGCAATGTCTTGAGAAAATAATTGGTAATGCCTGTAGAATAAAGTtcttaatgaaatatttatatatgtacaCACTAAATAACTCATTCAACAGGCAAAGACACACAGTgtaacaaaaaactatttattgatTCACAGTTCTTGGGggaaaaatccatccatttctaGTGTAGAAAACAGACATTCTGGTTTTACTCATGTCTACAGGAGTggcaggaaaacaaagaaaactaacCAACAGCACAGACACATATCTAATCCACCACAACCTGGGTTTGCTGCAAAGTCTTCAAATAATCTCCTAAACATGCACTAACCAAAGGAACTTATGTTGGTGGCAGTGTTTTGTCCATCTTGTATTTCCATAGAAATATCTTGATAAATCTCATCTACTAAACACTTTAATTCAATGACATAAAGGAGAAGCACAACACTGCAATTCATCGGCAAATGATGACATTTGACAGGCAACCATGaagttgaaagaaaacctgagGCTGGCAAGTTTTATTACGATGAAAATGATGCAGACTGGAGTCGAGGAAGGCATCGCTTAATACTAAATACTGTCATGTGAAATAATACTGCACAAAAACTGATTGACTATTATTTTTGATTAGcaccaaataaagaaaaagaaagtactTTAGTGTTCGATATTTAAAGTGTACATTGCTAAACAGTATTTGCCCCTACTGTCTTTTAATAATTACTCTGTAGAACAATTGATTGCTGTAATGTAATGAGCattaatacaaacaaaatatatttagcagTTATTGAAGGAGTACTTAAACATGTCTTGAATAAGTCTACATATTCAATAGAACATTAGGGAACTGtgcgtatatatatatatcttttttttcatcagtcTCGTTCTATCTTTCAGTCTATCtactgcatctttttctttctcagtaaCTATCATATTTCATTACAAAGGTCACTGTCACGGGGGAGGGAAAACTGTTGATGGTTAGTAGTGACAATGTTCATCCATCTATCACTTGCTTTATATTTACCCAGGGTCAGCAGCCTGGGTAAATGAACTTTCCTTTCCCCAGTCATTTGGGCCAGCTCATCTGGGgaaatcccaaggcgttcccaagCCAGTCGTGAAActtaatccctccagcgtgtcctgggtcttcctctgggATTCCTCCCAGTAGGACGTGCCTGttacacctcaccagggaggcgtccaggatgCTGAGTCTACACTTGAAGTTTGCCAAACAAGCGGTGTGGTTTTTATGTTAGACGTGTagtattttccaaaaatgagcCCTCGTCTAGCAATCAGTGTGTGATATTGAACTTAAGCACATACTGCAGAACTACTattaaaaacacaccagcaagTCAATTTCTTGATGCTTTTAAAAAGGCCTTTTGGAGTGGCCAAGTTAAAGTCTAGATTCCAGTGATGAAAAGACTCATTACCAGttatcaaaaacactttatggcAGTTGTTGGTAAGAACAGTCATTATGTTTGGTAGGTGAACAGTTGGTTTGGATAAGTTTTAAAAGCATTACTTGCAAACTGTCTTTTTTGTATTCACTCTGGTTGTTTTTtatcagatattaatatttgatgatttgaaatatttaaatgagacaagaaaacaaaaaaaaacactgaagcagaTATGGAGGTATGTACTTTTCACTTCAAgataaattataacatttaacaaaattaaGAAGAGGCAGTGCTTTACACATATCTGAACATAAGAGTTTAAAAGAAGGATTTTTGTGGCGTGGGCTAAAATCTGTTACTGAAACTTATTCCAAATGCTTTAAAGGACTGACTGTGTACATTTCCAAACCATCTGACGGATGAAACAAAGTTTATTGAAGTTACAAATAAACGCAGCAGGTATAAACTAAGTTTATAGAACAAGTTGGTTTGATTTTGGATGGTTTGTGTATATTATGAGTAATTTATGGAATCATCCATTCGCACACACACTTTAGACaagtcagaaaaatgtaaaaaacctTGCTTATTTATATAACATCTCTTCACCTACAACACAGAAGCTACATTGCATACTCTAAAAGGTAGAATCCAGTGTATAGACTAATCCTAAAATCTCATAATATTCTTCTCATAAATACATCTGCTCATTTAAGTTCTTGTAATATCAGTAGAGGAGTTTCAAagtgtaataaataaacttcaGTTTTCATCACCCAGTAGTAGAGGAGTCCTCCAGTGAAGACGGAGAGAGTCTTCATGTTGGCTTTGTCTGTCCTGGAACTGCAAAGATCTGTTTAACACCATTTATTTACCAAGACTAATCTAAATCTAATCAAGTAGCCCCTTCCAGTGAGGTTGTAGAAATTGACAGGGTGGCTCTGTGTTTATTAGGTCCGACATGTTAGAACGTCTGCAAACGGACCTAAGAGGTTCTTGTTAAAGATGCACCTCACCCACACCAGGTAGGTAGTAAAGGGCTTTATGTTCTCAGAGAAAGTGTAGTTCTGTTGAGGAAGGATATAAGGCATGTAGGTGTTTTCTCCCTGCTCCTGGATCCATACCTCGTACTTAACCTCTCTCACCTTCAGGTACTTTAGATTCCATGGGATCTGCCAAGAGACTGTGAGTTTGGCCTCATTAGGGGTTTGTACTGATGTCTGACAGTGGGCTTCTCTGACCCTGCCAGGGTGAACTGTGCTGgctatctttgtttttttcaggctAGGCTTACTCTTCATGCCATCTTTGAGGACCTCGAGGAATGACGGAATGTCTACCAAAGTATCCTGGTAGATCCGGAAAAGCCATTCCGGGTTCCTGCAGCACAGGTGCCTTGGGACGTCCGTACTTGTCAGGATGCGCTCCTGCTCATCTTTTTCTAAGTGGGCAATGCCGCCTTGCTCCCACGGTCTGTCTGGATGGGTGACAGTGTTTTCCTCCTTAGAATTCCTCCAAAAAATGTAGTGAAGGTCCATGCCTGGTAGAGTGGCGAGGGTTTTATATGGAGTATACTGCTCTGGGTTCACAGCAAAGGGAAACAACTCCACCACAGTTGCACCTCTGGGGAGGAACATTGAGGTGATGAGCTGAGCTCCATGCATGCTGACCAACATGGAAGCAGCGCTAATCACCTGGATGATACTAGGAAAAGACTGCTCCTCCAGGGATACTGTAACCACTCTCATCTGAAACTCCTGGGCTAAGGCCATTATTAGCTCTGCTTCATTCAGAATTAATCTTGTGGTCGAACGACTAAACACAGCGATGTATTCATCTTTCTtgtctctctccttctcttgcTCTGAGCTTCCTCCATCTGCCTCGTCCTGCTTTGTTATGTTCATTTTCTCCATTAAAGCCTTGGCAAAATGTCTGATCTCATTCCCTGAAACCAAAATGTTGGCTTTGGGCCCCTGTGGCTGAACAAACCCATACTGGTACCAGGTGGTCATTTTAGACAAACCAACATAAGATTTAGTAAAACACATTAGTTTTCCAAAGTTCCTCAACTGCTCTTTAAGAAGTGGCTGCTTGCTGCTGAGAAGTCGATAGAGGTCGAAGTGTGGCCCTTCACCCCAGCCTTCCATGAACACGAGACGTGCCTCATCGTCCAAGTCGGAATACTGTTTCATGGTAAAGAAGGCTGGGAGAAGATCATCGTGGAATACGTGCATAAGGTTATCCGGATTGAATCTGTTGAGGATCAGAGTCACATCTGGTACAAAAACGGGTTTGGGCATGAACTTTAAAGCGCCAGCTGGGAGttctaaaaagttaaaatattggGTGTTGTGATCCTCTACTGAGGATAAATCTAGTAGGGCAGGTTGAAAGCGCCTAGATCCAAGATTAGGCAGCATGACAGAGGAGTTGgagtggaaaaacacaaactcctcTGCCTCAGAGGAGTAGCACAAATAGTCAAAGCGGCAGATGCGGTCGGTGTGCATCTTGCCAGTACACACCATGCGGGTGCCATGTTCCTGGAGAGATTGCAGGGCAACATGGTAGTCAATGCGGGCCTGAGAGAGCTCCTTGGACTGCTGTGTCATATGCAACTCCTCCTCCAGTGAGGCTGCATGCTCGCTTAGCTTGGAGTACTTCCAAAGTAGGGCTGCAATCACGGAGACGAGTAACCCATTAATTAGCGCACCCAAGCTCATCCTGCAGCCCGCCACAGAAGCTCGCATCACTGCAGCCACTGAGGACCCGGCGCCCAACTCCAACTGGCCTCCAACCTCAGAGGGAAGTGGCAAAACATTAACTGCCAAGCGATGACCTGAAACAGAGAAGAGAATACAGAGATGAGGGAAAATTCATTGGTATTCCCATTAtagaacagcaaaaaaaaaaaaaaaaaaaagctccttaTTGCAGTAGCATCATCGTACTGATCAGCTTGTTGACAAAGGCATCAAAAAGTTGCAAGATGGAAACTCTCAAGGACTGGACATTGATTCCCATAATCTAGAAAGATTAATCAAATCTACCTCTTTCTGTATGCTACAAATGGACCTGCTGGAAGACTTGGTACAGTTCAACAGTAAAAAAGAGGTTTAATAAAGTGTAGAACAGCAGGAGTGCCAATAATTTTGTCACTgctaatttggttttaaaaaaacaacaaccttaaaatgagattagtttttaaaaaattgaataaatacaCTTAACAGATgtcatgctgctgctgtaataaaatgtgaattaatcTGGAGGCTGCTTCCACATCTTTATCAGAGCTGCCAATAAATGTAGATGAAAAGAAGGAACATTTTCTGTGATTGTTACACATGAATACATCATTTATGCATATCTAAACAGAGCTATACATATTTCCTTCCTGCCCTGCAGTTTGCCTTTAGATGTGAAAGAGCACAAACAACTGACCGCTAGTCAGAAagtatcaaaaacaaacatcaattGCATTCATATTACAGTTGCACAATGTACTGAATTGCAAAAGCCAATATAATAATTGTAAGCGACTGCTTGGACACAATATTTGGTAGAATACTATATTTCATTAACATTTCAGCTGTCAGGCATTTACACTCTGCATAATGATAATATTTGGCCCTGAAATTATGTTTGGTGGTGATGTGTATTGGAAAAGAAGGGACAGTGTGACGAAACTGTGGAATAATTCTCATCCATGTCTGTATCAGGTTTAAGCCAGTGTTTCCCTACCCTGGTCCTCTTGCTTCAGTCCAGATGATTTCAATTAACAAGAGTTTGCTGAACTGTAATCAGCTGAATCAGGCGtattaaagcagggaaacatctaaaacatgcagggcagtgtgccacAAGGACCAGGATTGAGAAACTGGTTTAagcaataatatatataataaaaaaacatttcttgataTTGTGCAACTCGGATACATATTCCCATTTTGTGTGTGAGATTATGCTACTTCAATAAGAGAGAAattcatttagcacatttacAATTTGGGGTACCAATGAGTGTGGATAAGTCTGTAAGCTAAGGAGAGTAAAGACCagtctaaagaaaaacatcGACAAATATGTTTGTTGAATCTGAATCAATCCTCTGAGTAAAAATGGGCAAGACACTTGTGTAGGTACATCAGTGAAGCAAAAACCAACAAATCAATACACAGACCATATTCCATCTTTATATAAGATAGATTCAGACATCCATCATGTGGCCTTAGCTCTCACTTTTGGAAACAATCTCCCTTTATTTTTACAAACCAATTCTCCTCACCTTATGTCTACTCTGATATGTCTGGACAAATGAGACTGCGAGGAGGCACAGAAAGGAACATTGCTCTCTGCTCTCCTCATCTGCATACTGAGAGAACAAGTGAGTCATTGAGAGACGCCAAATCAAAGGAACGGCTAATGGCCAGCAGCTGCCTGCACACACAAAGCAACTGGCATGCTAAATATCCCTTTAAGTGCTAGTCTAATTAGTTAAACAGACTTGCATCAAGTTTATTCTATTCATCATCATGCACTAACAATGATAAATGGAAGTACACACTGATAATGTTGCAGTGTCTGTCAGACACAGCAGGGGCTCAAACTAAACTAAGGTAAGAGTCTATGTGGACACTGAAatcttaattaattaattcactAAGCTTTAAACAAAATGCCCCTTTATCACATACACTCAATCATTCTGCCCATGTTGCCGTCATGCGGCTGCGTTCTCACAGCACTACCAGTCTGCGCTCTTCCTTACTCTTTCCGTTCAGTCCCTGAGCTATTTCTGACATCCATGCAAGTGCAATGTCACTGGCAATAGGGTCACCTTTTCAGTTTAAACCCAATGGAGACACACAGGCACAGTAAGAATGAAGCAATGAAACGCTGGGTTTATGAAAAACAGAACGATTCACATCTCGATGGTCATCCTGAATATTTAACTGAGAAGTGTAGTAAATGACTGATCaaatatttcctgtttgatCAGTCTACTGCCCAATGGGTAGTTAAGGACGGCTCTTCCAAGACCTAGACTGAGACCACATCCACGACCAGGACCAAACCTACCGAGACCAAGATGAAGATCCAACCTTCCAAGACCAAgaccaaatttgtttttaggatACTGGGGATTTTTTGTACAcctcaaaatacaaaaatgaatggtaaaacagtaaattattcaaacaaagctatttttaaactaataattaTCACGATAATTAATATTTAAGTTAACTGCAGCCATGCATTGATGATACATAATCTGGGAGATAAAGcatcaaaatgtcttccagaGTCGCACTGATCTGACAAACGTTGCTCAGTAGAATCTGATGCAGATAATAAAATGATCAGGATGGCCAACAACTGAGCTAATTTGGAAAGAAGTGAATGGATTCGAAAAGGCTGCATGAGGATCATGCAGCCTCCTGCTTTGCTCATTGTTCAGATGAATGCTGCAAGTTGTAAATCCTGTTCCAATAGATCCATAAATCACAGAGCATGTCCTGTGAGCACACAGGCTCCTGTATCTAGGGACATCAACTTGTACGAAGAGGAAGAACAAAATGATCCACAATGGTTGCTTAGTTAGTGTAGAGATGATAAGTGCTGTCATGACCTGGCAGAGTTAGTGCTTGGTAGCCAGGAGGGTCTGATGTATTTTAATCAGAATCctggaaagcagcagcagagggtcCAGTGGGAGGGGAGTAGTGCATGGTCACACCCAGATTTCCAGCTCTCCTCCAGCCctccaagtgtttttttctacaCCAAATCCCCATAGCTTCCATTTTTCAGTTAGTTCCATAAGTGCTCAAAAGCTTCCCTAAAGCAGTGGTCAACTCGGAGCTGAGTGTTTCGCTGAAGTCTGGACCAGTGTTCCCCTTCCTTCCGGACACCTGCTGACCGTGACAGTGTGTCGttatttgatgttatttttatttctagacCTGAACTTGGCCTGTCAGCTTGGATCAAGTTGCCTGGACCTCAGCATGGCACCGTGGAGGATTAATGGCCCAGCAGCCGTTACCGCGTTGTACCAAGACAAGTCTCATGCCCGTTCTCTCACTTTGCATCCCTTTCTTCTTCATGTCCAGACAGACTATTAAAGCTTTGCAATCTGCtccagaggaagaagaaaaaacactgtCTGCCTGATAACAACAGGCAGACAGTGAAAACCCCCATGGTCTATGTTTGATACATCACATGTCTGACAGCTTGTCTATTGCAAGCTAAGGGTAAGTACTTGATTTATAGCACACTGCTTTATGTTGTCCCTTTCCTCTCAGGGTACATGGGTTGGTGTGGGCTTTTTGCTGAACGTTTCAGTGACAGagacaaaaaggaagaaaatgaaatgtcGGCAAAAACCCCTGTAGAACATGACTCTACcagagagcaggaggagcaTGTGGAGACACAGCACCAAAACAAGAGACTTGGACTGCGTACACACTGAAAGACACTGGTCTATAGTAGGACAGTGGTGTTAGCATGGGTACTGCCCATTTCTGTCCTGTTTCTCATTATTTAGTGCATCTTCATACACCTCAGTTTGAGTAGCCGGGTAATTCTTTACATCAAGAATGACACGGCTGTCTGGATGTCAAactgacacagaaaaacaggtGAAACCCAGAAATAGATTTCATTCTTGATGCCATATTTATAACTTACAATCAGGGAAAAGGAGCAGCTCAAGAACATGTTGTCCACACTGACATGAACAATTGGCTAAATTCTATTTTTTAGCTGCACTGTCGTCTGaatgcaaacactttttatgAAAGATTTGGACTTTTCACACTAATGTTGAAACCCTGGGAGCACTTGACAACCTTGCAGAAATGGCGACGTTTTATCAGGTTTTTTTAGACCGCATCTCACCACTGAAACTGgattttctgagaaaacaaagaaacctgTTGTTTAAAGAGATGCTCAAAATGACATCACTGCAACCTGGGTTTTACACTTCAACGCTGGAAGTGTAAACTTGTAGAAGCACAGAATACACACCTTCCTACAATCACAGGTACATCTTCAGAAGATGTCTCGCAGAGTAAAGaagtaacaaaaatgtttatggaAAAAGCAATTATTCTGATTTTAGACAGAAACAGAACTAATTGGGGCTGCTGCATAGTTTTTAGAAACTACAGTGGACTCCCATATCTTCTACAGTTTGTGGTGGCTAGGGAGCTTATTAGCTGTGCTCTTAACTGGCTGCTAACACCTGTTAGCATCTACAGTCActattcagttttattataaGAAACAATGAGGGAAAAATAATCAATCCTGGTAATCCTGGTACAGAGCAGCCATAAGGAACAGAGTTTGGGATCGCTCTGTAAATACCTACACTGCTCCCGAGAGACCCAACCATGCTTTATACTTATGTTAGCACAATGAACATGATTAATGAATTAATAATGAAGTTTCTAAACATTGCAACTGCCAAATGGTAATTTCCCATGAATACCAATTGACTACAAATGAGAATATATCACCAATCAACTGCTCAGTCAGCTCCAGTTTTGTGGCTCATTGACCCTTTGCACATGACATCACACTTGTCTATAAAGTCCGGTTCACATGGGGATGTGATTGCACAATTGGACTCTAGTGCGGACCacaaaagcaaactctggtccgcctaatatcacatttatttagttgatttcattGTAAAAACTGTCATAAGGTGCTGAGTGGTCGacagcacaaaacaaacaaaggtgCAAATCAAACTTATCATTTTATCGTAAACCTTTTGATGGAGACAGAAGACGGTGATGGATAGCTCCATCAATCATTAGGATTGACAATCTGCGTATTTATCGAATTACAGtgaacactttttacaaggtaagaagattcattttcaaatacttCATAAGTAAGATTAGTAAGATACAATTAAATATTGCATTATGGTGAAGGTACACGGCTAATCATTAGAAACCAAAGAGAAAATGCCCCACCGTCATATAGTCTACCCTGTAGGGAAAAAAGGTTAGCATCTAGACTTTTGTACACTTTTAAGTCTGCTCTGTTGTGAGAGAAAATGCTGTGAATTCAGGCAAATTTGGTCAAATCAACAAACATGGCAGGAGGAAGGAGGTGTGGATTGGATTCTAAGCTAGCTATTTCTAACTTTTGTAAATTCCGTTGTTTACTAGCCCCAGCTAGTTGTGCTACTTCCACAGACAAATCAGCTCGACTTGAACAAATAGAAGTCATAGCTACACGGTCAAAAACAACTTCGGAAAACAATCACAGTCACTTGGTTCAATACTGCTATCCCTCATTTTTGAAGTCCATCATGGTGCCTCAGCATGATTGACATAGTAGAAAAAGTGTCAGTACATCCCCAGACAACAGCATGATCCGCCTAATAATCCCCAGTCTATTTCCAATAAAACACTGCAGCTCCCTTCATTGTTTAAACTTCAGCAGAGAGACATATGCCGCTGTGTGTACAGCTGAGCACTTCCTCTCTCCATGCTGCCCATTGGTGACCTCAAGTGtcattcatatatttatttcacaaactgttaaGGTGGCGTCAAAATCACTTTCATTTCTTGTGCCTAGTCGTGAGATAAAGCCTTTAAAGTTTGTGTTGAATATGAATCCAGCCATTAATCCAAAgaataactttatttctaaatagctcattaaaaacaaacaaacaacaaaaaaatgtcgcTTAAAGTTGGTGGAAAATGCTGAGTGGAAATCTGGAAAAGGTTCATCGTGGtctcatttttcacattacaaaaaACTGCCATTTTAACAGGGGTGTGAAGACTTTCGTA from Poecilia reticulata strain Guanapo linkage group LG6, Guppy_female_1.0+MT, whole genome shotgun sequence includes these protein-coding regions:
- the pomgnt2 gene encoding protein O-linked-mannose beta-1,4-N-acetylglucosaminyltransferase 2, producing the protein MRASVAGCRMSLGALINGLLVSVIAALLWKYSKLSEHAASLEEELHMTQQSKELSQARIDYHVALQSLQEHGTRMVCTGKMHTDRICRFDYLCYSSEAEEFVFFHSNSSVMLPNLGSRRFQPALLDLSSVEDHNTQYFNFLELPAGALKFMPKPVFVPDVTLILNRFNPDNLMHVFHDDLLPAFFTMKQYSDLDDEARLVFMEGWGEGPHFDLYRLLSSKQPLLKEQLRNFGKLMCFTKSYVGLSKMTTWYQYGFVQPQGPKANILVSGNEIRHFAKALMEKMNITKQDEADGGSSEQEKERDKKDEYIAVFSRSTTRLILNEAELIMALAQEFQMRVVTVSLEEQSFPSIIQVISAASMLVSMHGAQLITSMFLPRGATVVELFPFAVNPEQYTPYKTLATLPGMDLHYIFWRNSKEENTVTHPDRPWEQGGIAHLEKDEQERILTSTDVPRHLCCRNPEWLFRIYQDTLVDIPSFLEVLKDGMKSKPSLKKTKIASTVHPGRVREAHCQTSVQTPNEAKLTVSWQIPWNLKYLKVREVKYEVWIQEQGENTYMPYILPQQNYTFSENIKPFTTYLVWVRCIFNKNLLGPFADVLTCRT